The window GAGGCTGCAAATGCCTTATCTGAATCAATCAAAGAAATTTTCCCTGAAAAGAGTATCATCGTTATCGCAGGAATAATGAAAGACAAAGATATAGATGGAATCCTGAGACCTTTATCATCTATCTCAGATAAAATAATACTGACAAGACCTAAGGGCGAAAGGGCAGCAACCACAGAAAGGCTCAAAAAAGGTTTAAAAGGCTACACAGGAGATATAAAAACAACTGACACAGTATCAGAAGCCCTGAAACTTGCACGGACACTTTATAAAGTCGGTACGACTCGCAACCAAGAAGGAAACCTTATAGTTGTGACCGGTTCTTTTTATACAACAGGTGAGGCAAAGGAGGTTTTAGGACAATCAAGACTCTCTTCACACCTTTCAAGATTAAGGGAATAGGCACCTTCTTATTTCTCATTTCTTATTTCTTACTTCCTTTCCCTGCCTTTGCCGAAGAGGGTGTAAATATCTCTGCTGACAACATTGAATACATCGCAGAGACTGACACTTACATTGCAAAGGGCTCTGTCCTGATAACACAGAAGGATTCAACTTTAAAGGCAGACGAAGTCCACCTCAACAATACCACGAAGGATGCCGTGTGCATTGGCAGTGTTATATATGAAGATAAAGAAGCCATTATCAGGGCTGATAAAATAGAATTAAACCTGGATACAAAGCTCGGCATCATTTATAACGGAAACATCCTTTTTAAATCCCAGAACTATCATGTCACAGGTGAAAAAATAGAAAGGCTCGGCGAAGATACTTATCACCTGGATAAGGCATTAATCACAACCTGCGATGCATGCCCGCCTGAGTGGAACTTTACAGGCAAGGATGTCTCCATAAAACTTGAAGATAGAATAAAGGCGCGGGACGTAGCATTTTATATAAAGGGCGTGCCTGTCCTGTACTCGCCATATTTCTGGGCGCCAATAACAAAAGAGCGGCAGACAGGCTTTCTCTTTCCACTCTTAGGGCATAGCAATACAAAGGGATTCAGGATAAAAGAAGGTTTTTTCTGGGCAATTGCAGACAATAGGGACCTGACCCTGTATTTAGACTATTACAGCAAAAGGGGAGTAGGCGAGGCCCTCCAATACCGCTATTTAGAAAGCCCTGAGACAAATGGAGAGCTCTTTGTTTACCACATGAGGGACAGTCATTTAAACAAAAACTTCCTTGAGGTCAAAGCACTTCATAACCAGGAACTGCCCTATGATGCATCGGGGTATTTAAATCTTCAGATGGTTAATGAAAGCGACTTTTATAAAGAGTACAGCCTGAACCTGGAAGAAAGGCTCGGTAAATATCTCGAATCAAACCTCCATATATCCAGGCCATTTTCAGGAGGAAGGGTCTATTTTCTTGGCCAGTATAGACAGAGCCTGGAAGGCTCATCTGGAGAAATCCCCCAGAGCCTTCCAGAGCTTGGTTTTGTGCTTAATACAACAAGATTGGGCCCGGGTTTTTTCAATCTCAATATAACAGGAAACAACTTCTGGAGAGATGAAGGACAGCGAGGCCAGAGGCTTGATATAAACCCGAATTTTTATGCGACTTTCGGCATCCAAAGGACAATCACATTCTCGCAGAGGATAGGATTGAGGGAGACTTTATATGCCCTGAAGGAACCAGATACAAGCCCAAACAGGAATCTTTTTGAATCACAGTCCATCCTCAGCACAAAACTGTTTAAAAGATACACTCCATTCCTTCATATCATCGAACCATCCATCGAATACTCCTACATCCCATCGGCTGATCAGAAACACCGGCCTGGTTTTGACTCAAAAGACCTTATTTCAAAAACAAGCCTGGTCTCTTATTCCCTTACCAATAGATTCGCAGGCAAAGAGAGAGAAGCCCTCATCAGGTTTTCCAATGGATACAGTCTGCTTGATGTGGACAGGCCATTTACACCGGTTTCAGCAGAAGCAGCCTTTATGAGCAATAATCTACAGCTCAAAATAAATGCAGCATACGATATTTAGGAGAAGATAATAACAGAGACGACAGCCTCTGCCACGCTCAGAAGCGATAAAGGCTTTATATCGGTTGGCAAGGCCTACAGAAACTCAATCCCGATGGATTTATATTCCATAGAGGCTGGACTTGAAGGCCGGATTTTGAATCTCTATAGCAGGCTGTGGTATGATGTTAAAGGCGAGGGATTAAGAGAGTTGAACATAAAATCAACTTATAAAAGCCAGTGCTGGGCTGTAGGTGTTTCCTTTACCAAGAAACCTGACGACTATCAGTTCCTCATCAGCATCGAACTTAAAGGCCTTGGCTCTATATCAACATCGAACTTGGGAGCCTCAGGTCTATAAATATGGTTCTAAAGAAAAAACCAATAGGCGAGTTGTTAGTAGAGGCCGGAGCTATAAATAGGGAACAGTTGAATAAGGCCCTTGAGGAGCAGCGGACTAAAAAAGGCAGACTTGGAGAAATACTTGTTGACCTTGGTTTTATATCAGAAGACACGCTGGTGGAATTCCTGGGGAAGCAGCTCGGCATACAATCGGTAGATTTAAGAAAAGTTACAATAGACCCCGATGTTGTTAACCTTATCCCTGAAAGTTTAGCGAGGCGTTTTAATGTCATCCCTGCATTCAGGACAGGTGAAGACTTAACCCTCGCAATGCTCGACCCCCTCGATATTGTTGCAATTGATGAGATAAGAAAATTCACAGGGCTTTATGTCCAGCCTGTTGCTGTAACTGAAAGGGCGATTACAAAGGCCATCGAAAAATATTACAGAGTAACCGGTACTATGGAAGAGGTTATAAAGGACATGGGGGAGGCCGGG is drawn from Nitrospirota bacterium and contains these coding sequences:
- a CDS encoding LPS-assembly protein LptD, which translates into the protein MCIGSVIYEDKEAIIRADKIELNLDTKLGIIYNGNILFKSQNYHVTGEKIERLGEDTYHLDKALITTCDACPPEWNFTGKDVSIKLEDRIKARDVAFYIKGVPVLYSPYFWAPITKERQTGFLFPLLGHSNTKGFRIKEGFFWAIADNRDLTLYLDYYSKRGVGEALQYRYLESPETNGELFVYHMRDSHLNKNFLEVKALHNQELPYDASGYLNLQMVNESDFYKEYSLNLEERLGKYLESNLHISRPFSGGRVYFLGQYRQSLEGSSGEIPQSLPELGFVLNTTRLGPGFFNLNITGNNFWRDEGQRGQRLDINPNFYATFGIQRTITFSQRIGLRETLYALKEPDTSPNRNLFESQSILSTKLFKRYTPFLHIIEPSIEYSYIPSADQKHRPGFDSKDLISKTSLVSYSLTNRFAGKEREALIRFSNGYSLLDVDRPFTPVSAEAAFMSNNLQLKINAAYDI